In the Staphylococcus condimenti genome, one interval contains:
- a CDS encoding response regulator transcription factor, whose product MTIKVLFVDDHEMVRIGISSYLSTQPDIEVVGEGKSGKEAIEKAHELHPDLILMDLLMEDMDGVEATQQIKKDLPDIKVLMLTSYIEDNEVYRALDAGVDSYILKTTSASDIAEAIRKTQHNESVFEAEVLVKMRNRMNQRAELYEMLTEREMEILLLIAKGYSNQEIASASHITIKTVKTHVSNILSKLEVQDRTQAVIYAFQHDLIQ is encoded by the coding sequence ATGACGATTAAAGTGCTATTTGTTGATGACCATGAAATGGTGCGTATCGGCATTTCAAGTTATTTATCGACACAACCAGATATTGAAGTGGTAGGGGAAGGAAAGTCTGGAAAAGAAGCTATTGAAAAAGCACATGAACTGCATCCTGATTTAATATTAATGGATTTATTGATGGAAGATATGGATGGTGTTGAAGCTACACAGCAAATCAAAAAAGATTTGCCAGATATTAAAGTGTTGATGTTAACAAGTTATATTGAAGATAATGAAGTTTATCGTGCACTAGATGCAGGGGTAGACAGTTATATCCTCAAAACAACAAGTGCAAGTGACATTGCAGAGGCAATTAGAAAAACACAACATAATGAATCTGTATTTGAAGCAGAAGTACTTGTTAAAATGCGTAATCGCATGAACCAACGTGCTGAATTATATGAAATGCTCACTGAAAGAGAGATGGAAATCCTGTTATTAATTGCAAAAGGGTATTCCAATCAAGAAATTGCAAGTGCTTCTCATATTACAATTAAGACAGTAAAAACGCATGTTAGTAATATTTTAAGTAAATTAGAAGTGCAAGATAGAACACAAGCAGTTATTTACGCTTTCCAACATGATTTAATCCAATAA
- a CDS encoding sensor histidine kinase, translating to MNHYIRAIGSMLILIYSILAIFFFIDKVFVNIVFFQGMFYTQIFGIPVFLFLNIIVILMCIIVGSVLAYKVNQQNHWIKDQIEHSIEGEVVGINDQNIELYQETLDIYHMLVPLNQELHRLRIKTQDLTNETYNLNDTKVKKIIEDERQRLARELHDSVSQQLFAASMMLSAIKETKLEPPLDQQIPTLEKMVQDSQLEMRALLLHLRPLGLKDRSLGEGIKDLVVDLQKKVPMKVVYDIEDFEVPKGIEDHLFRITQEGISNTLRHAEGTKLTIDLYNKDDYLLLRIQDDGKGFDVDEKMEKSYGLKNMRERALEIGATLHIVSLPGAGTRIEVKAPLNKEEFDDD from the coding sequence ATGAACCATTATATAAGAGCGATAGGTTCAATGTTAATATTGATTTACAGCATTTTAGCTATTTTCTTTTTCATCGATAAAGTCTTTGTAAATATTGTCTTTTTTCAAGGAATGTTCTATACACAAATTTTCGGAATTCCAGTTTTTTTGTTTTTAAATATCATTGTAATATTGATGTGTATTATCGTAGGTTCTGTATTAGCGTATAAAGTGAACCAGCAAAATCATTGGATTAAAGACCAAATTGAACATTCTATTGAAGGTGAAGTCGTAGGTATTAATGATCAAAATATCGAACTTTATCAAGAGACGTTAGATATCTATCATATGTTGGTACCTTTAAATCAAGAATTGCACCGCTTACGTATTAAAACACAAGATTTAACGAATGAAACTTATAATTTAAATGATACAAAAGTAAAAAAAATTATAGAAGATGAACGTCAACGTTTAGCAAGAGAACTGCATGACTCGGTGAGCCAGCAATTATTTGCTGCAAGTATGATGTTGTCTGCTATAAAGGAAACTAAGTTAGAACCGCCTTTAGATCAACAAATTCCAACACTTGAAAAGATGGTACAAGATTCACAACTTGAAATGCGTGCTTTATTGCTTCATTTACGTCCATTAGGCTTAAAGGACCGTTCATTAGGTGAAGGTATTAAAGACTTGGTTGTAGACTTGCAGAAAAAAGTTCCGATGAAGGTAGTTTATGATATCGAAGATTTTGAAGTGCCAAAAGGGATAGAAGATCATTTATTCCGAATAACACAAGAAGGTATATCAAACACTTTGCGACATGCCGAAGGTACTAAATTGACGATAGATTTATATAATAAAGACGATTATTTACTATTACGTATTCAAGATGATGGTAAAGGTTTTGATGTAGATGAAAAAATGGAAAAAAGTTATGGATTAAAAAATATGCGAGAACGCGCATTAGAAATCGGAGCAACACTGCATATTGTATCATTGCCTGGTGCAGGGACAAGAATTGAAGTGAAAGCGCCGTTGAACAAGGAGGAATTCGATGACGATTAA